In Gemmatimonadaceae bacterium, a single genomic region encodes these proteins:
- the dnaK gene encoding molecular chaperone DnaK, whose amino-acid sequence MFCHAQRPSPNAHRSQRKSMADKVIGIDLGTTNSVVAVMEGGDPIVIPNAEGGRTTPSVVGFTKDGERLVGQVAKRQAVTNPQNTVFSIKRFMGRRVNEVQDETKRVPYKVVAGPNDVAAVEVQGKRYTPPEISAMILQKMKQTAEDYLGNTVTKAVVTVPAYFNDAQRQATKDAGKIAGLDVLRIINEPTAAALAYGLDKKKDEKVAVFDLGGGTYDISVLELYDVEGSRQFEVKSTNGDTHLGGDDFDQRVIDWIVGEFKRDQGIDLSKDPMALQRLKEAAEKAKMELSSTNSTDINLPFITADQSGPKHLNYTLSRAKFEQLVDDLIQRTLEPMKKALKDAGLEPKDIDEVILVGGSTRIPKIQEVVKNYFGKEPNRSVNPDEVVAIGAAIQGAVLTGEQKDVLLLDVTPLSLGIETLGGVTTVLIPRNTTIPTKKSETFSTADDNQTTVEIHVLQGERELARDNRTIGKFQLTGIPPAPRGMPQVEVTFDIDANGILHVSAKDKATSKEQKIRIEASSGLSDSDIDKMVKDAEKNAEEDKKRREEIDTRNRLDSMTYEVEKNSKEWSDKLSPELKSKLEASVERARKALRGDDMNEIRAAQEELNRTFSEAGQSFYAQSQAQSQPGGEPGPAASGPTGGEGPAAGGPQPGNEDVVEADYEIVDDSKK is encoded by the coding sequence GTGTTTTGTCACGCCCAGCGCCCTTCGCCCAACGCCCATCGCTCACAGAGGAAATCAATGGCCGACAAAGTCATTGGCATCGATCTCGGAACGACGAACTCCGTCGTCGCGGTCATGGAAGGTGGTGACCCGATCGTGATCCCGAACGCCGAAGGCGGTCGCACGACCCCCTCCGTCGTCGGATTCACCAAAGACGGCGAACGTCTCGTCGGCCAGGTCGCCAAACGCCAGGCCGTCACCAATCCGCAAAACACCGTCTTTTCCATCAAGCGCTTCATGGGCCGCCGCGTCAACGAGGTCCAGGACGAAACCAAGCGCGTTCCATATAAAGTCGTCGCCGGTCCGAACGACGTCGCCGCCGTCGAGGTCCAGGGCAAGCGCTACACGCCGCCCGAAATCTCCGCGATGATTCTCCAGAAGATGAAACAGACCGCCGAAGACTACCTCGGCAACACGGTCACGAAGGCCGTCGTCACGGTGCCCGCGTACTTCAACGACGCGCAGCGCCAAGCCACCAAGGACGCCGGCAAGATCGCCGGTCTCGACGTGCTCCGCATCATCAACGAGCCGACGGCTGCCGCACTCGCCTACGGTCTCGACAAGAAGAAGGATGAAAAGGTCGCGGTCTTCGACCTTGGCGGCGGCACGTACGACATCTCCGTACTCGAGCTGTACGACGTCGAAGGCTCGCGCCAGTTCGAGGTCAAGTCCACGAACGGCGACACGCACCTGGGCGGCGACGATTTCGATCAGCGCGTCATCGACTGGATCGTCGGCGAGTTCAAGCGCGACCAGGGCATCGATCTGTCGAAGGACCCGATGGCGCTCCAGCGCCTCAAGGAAGCGGCCGAGAAGGCGAAGATGGAGTTGTCGAGCACGAACTCGACGGACATCAATCTGCCGTTCATCACCGCCGATCAGTCCGGCCCCAAGCACCTCAACTATACGTTGAGCCGCGCGAAGTTCGAGCAGCTCGTGGATGATCTCATCCAGCGCACACTCGAGCCCATGAAGAAGGCGCTCAAGGACGCGGGCCTCGAGCCCAAGGACATCGACGAGGTCATTCTCGTCGGCGGCTCGACGCGCATTCCGAAGATTCAGGAAGTCGTAAAGAATTATTTCGGCAAGGAGCCGAACCGCTCGGTGAATCCCGATGAAGTCGTGGCGATCGGCGCGGCGATTCAGGGCGCGGTGCTGACCGGCGAGCAGAAGGACGTGCTGCTCCTCGACGTCACCCCACTCTCGCTCGGCATCGAGACACTCGGCGGCGTCACGACGGTGCTCATCCCGCGCAACACGACCATTCCGACGAAAAAGTCGGAGACGTTCTCGACGGCGGACGACAATCAGACGACGGTCGAGATTCACGTGCTGCAGGGCGAGCGCGAGCTCGCGCGCGACAATCGCACGATCGGGAAATTCCAGCTCACGGGCATTCCACCCGCTCCGCGCGGCATGCCGCAGGTCGAAGTCACGTTCGACATCGACGCGAACGGCATTCTCCATGTGTCCGCGAAGGACAAGGCCACGTCGAAGGAGCAGAAGATCCGCATCGAAGCGTCGAGCGGGCTGTCGGACTCCGACATCGACAAGATGGTCAAGGACGCCGAGAAGAACGCGGAGGAAGACAAGAAGCGCCGAGAGGAGATCGATACGCGCAACCGGCTCGACAGCATGACGTACGAAGTCGAGAAGAACTCGAAGGAGTGGTCGGACAAGCTGTCGCCCGAGCTCAAGTCGAAGCTCGAGGCCTCGGTGGAGCGTGCACGCAAGGCGCTTCGCGGCGACGACATGAACGAGATTCGCGCGGCGCAGGAAGAGCTGAATCGCACGTTCAGCGAAGCCGGCCAGTCGTTCTATGCGCAGTCGCAGGCACAGAGCCAGCCGGGCGGTGAGCCCGGCCCGGCGGCTAGCGGCCCGACCGGGGGCGAGGGCCCAGCGGCCGGCGGTCCACAACCGGGCAATGAGGACGTCGTCGAGGCGGATTACGAGATCGTCGACGATTCAAAGAAGTAG
- a CDS encoding metalloregulator ArsR/SmtB family transcription factor → MAVAMRTGPDVDRAVVLFHALSDATRLGILDMLKDGERCVCELQDELDAAQSRLSFHLRVLKEAGLVTDRREGRWSYYTIAPNALAEVHDIAVGMQPRRNGLPVPRRACCE, encoded by the coding sequence ATGGCAGTGGCGATGCGAACCGGACCCGACGTCGATCGCGCGGTGGTGTTGTTTCACGCACTTTCCGACGCGACGCGACTCGGCATTCTCGACATGCTGAAGGATGGGGAGCGATGTGTGTGCGAGCTGCAAGACGAGCTCGACGCGGCCCAGTCGCGCCTGTCGTTTCACTTGCGCGTGCTGAAGGAGGCGGGACTGGTCACCGATCGACGCGAAGGCCGCTGGTCGTATTACACGATCGCGCCGAACGCCTTGGCCGAGGTGCATGACATCGCTGTCGGGATGCAGCCGCGGCGAAACGGATTGCCGGTCCCGCGCCGTGCCTGTTGCGAGTAG
- a CDS encoding DUF47 family protein produces MLGRLLPRDDQFFELFDLLAAHLATTAQRLDTLFGDVQNVNTYVKEIKDIEHKADLLTATVNQRIDKSFITPIDREDIHTLASRLDDVIDLLDGTARRFAMLHITEVRPPAKHLTNVLCRAAGEIQAAVAGMRKPRLVNEHVALIKHLEEEGDAIYHEAVGALFAGSPDPLDVIKWKEMYDTLERAIDSCMGVAQVLQSISLKNA; encoded by the coding sequence ATGCTCGGCCGTCTTCTGCCACGCGACGACCAGTTCTTCGAACTCTTCGACCTGCTCGCGGCGCATCTCGCCACCACGGCGCAGCGCCTCGACACGCTGTTCGGCGACGTGCAGAACGTCAATACGTACGTGAAGGAGATCAAGGACATCGAGCACAAGGCCGACCTCCTCACGGCCACGGTCAATCAGCGCATCGACAAGAGCTTCATCACGCCGATCGACCGCGAGGACATTCACACGCTCGCGTCGCGGCTGGACGACGTGATCGATCTGCTCGACGGCACCGCGCGCCGCTTCGCGATGCTTCACATCACCGAGGTGCGGCCGCCGGCGAAGCACCTCACCAATGTGCTGTGCCGAGCGGCGGGGGAGATTCAGGCAGCGGTCGCCGGGATGCGCAAGCCGCGGCTCGTCAACGAGCATGTCGCGCTGATCAAGCATCTCGAGGAGGAAGGCGACGCGATCTATCACGAGGCGGTCGGTGCGCTCTTCGCGGGTTCGCCGGATCCGCTCGACGTGATCAAGTGGAAGGAGATGTACGACACGCTCGAGCGGGCGATCGACAGCTGCATGGGCGTCGCGCAGGTGCTGCAGAGCATCTCGCTCAAGAACGCGTGA
- a CDS encoding rhomboid family intramembrane serine protease translates to MIPLSDENPTLHTPIMTWIILGAMFAVWLVVQGGGLNDLQLVASICNYGMVPGELTHRVPLGTSIPIAPGLACVIDNSAVNLWTPLTSMFLHGSWSHILGNALFFWVFGNNIEDSMGPGRFLSFYLLCGLIAAATQVLITPTSPVPTVGASGAISGVLGAYLVLYPKVRVNMFFFFLIFFKVIPIPAWLVLIWWFGVQVLTGLPELSTVRPDVSSGVAVWAHIGGFVAGMLLIKLFENPRLVAARNSIRDQRRWMLHQGA, encoded by the coding sequence ATGATCCCGTTGTCCGACGAAAACCCGACGCTCCACACGCCCATCATGACGTGGATCATCCTCGGCGCCATGTTCGCGGTGTGGCTGGTCGTGCAGGGCGGCGGGCTGAACGACCTCCAGCTCGTGGCCAGCATTTGCAACTACGGCATGGTGCCTGGCGAGCTGACGCATCGCGTCCCGCTCGGCACGTCGATTCCGATCGCGCCCGGGCTGGCCTGCGTGATCGACAACAGCGCAGTCAACCTCTGGACGCCGCTGACGTCGATGTTTTTGCACGGAAGCTGGAGCCACATCCTGGGCAACGCGCTCTTCTTCTGGGTGTTCGGCAACAACATTGAAGACAGCATGGGCCCGGGCCGCTTTCTCTCGTTCTACCTGCTGTGCGGCTTGATCGCGGCGGCGACGCAGGTGCTCATCACGCCGACGTCGCCGGTGCCGACCGTTGGCGCGTCCGGCGCGATCTCGGGCGTGTTGGGCGCGTACCTGGTGCTCTACCCCAAGGTGCGCGTCAACATGTTCTTCTTCTTTCTGATCTTCTTCAAGGTGATTCCGATTCCCGCCTGGCTCGTGCTGATCTGGTGGTTCGGCGTGCAGGTGCTGACGGGATTGCCGGAGCTATCGACCGTGCGGCCCGATGTATCGAGCGGCGTGGCGGTCTGGGCGCACATCGGCGGCTTCGTCGCCGGCATGCTGTTGATCAAGCTCTTCGAGAACCCGCGTCTCGTCGCGGCGCGGAACTCGATCCGCGATCAGCGCCGCTGGATGCTGCACCAGGGCGCGTGA
- a CDS encoding GNAT family N-acetyltransferase, protein MESSQHITFANAEDASRYEARVAGHDEVAMVAYEHRGDTIVFTHTAVPSTLEGKGVGSALAHYVLEDAKRQGLRVAVKCPFITAYIGRHPEYRGLMSSEPSLERGDDAAIDEAVDETFPASDPPAWMP, encoded by the coding sequence ATGGAATCGAGCCAACACATTACGTTCGCGAACGCGGAGGATGCGTCGCGATATGAGGCGCGCGTCGCGGGACACGACGAGGTGGCCATGGTGGCCTACGAGCACCGCGGCGACACGATCGTCTTCACGCACACCGCTGTCCCATCAACGTTAGAGGGGAAAGGCGTGGGCAGCGCGCTCGCGCATTACGTGTTGGAGGACGCGAAGCGGCAGGGGTTGCGCGTCGCGGTGAAGTGTCCGTTCATCACCGCGTATATCGGGCGGCATCCGGAGTATCGCGGGTTGATGTCGTCGGAGCCCAGTTTGGAGCGCGGCGACGACGCGGCTATCGATGAGGCGGTGGACGAAACGTTCCCGGCCAGCGATCCGCCGGCGTGGATGCCGTAA
- a CDS encoding inorganic phosphate transporter yields MIGYVLAIILIAFCFDFFNGFHDSANSIATIVGTRVLNPLAAVIWAAIFNFAAAFTSSLAVAKAIGGGMINQHVVTPNVILAALLGAIAWDLITWWFGIPSSSSHALIGGYAGAAIAKAGLIGITWGKQWVETLSFIVVSPLIGLAAGFTLMTSVYWIFQRLPARRVDKLFRPGQLFSSALLSYSHGSNDAQKTMGIIVGLLVSVKDKFAIQTGFLHHLYLANNDTVPDWVRLGAYSAMALGTLFGGWRIVHTMGSRITKLRPVGGFCSDTAGASAILLATHFGIPVSTTHTITGSIVGVGATQRLSAVRWGIAGRIVWAWVLTIPASALMAAVLYFILSHVVPL; encoded by the coding sequence GTGATCGGTTACGTCCTCGCGATCATTCTGATCGCGTTTTGCTTCGACTTCTTCAACGGCTTTCACGATTCGGCGAACTCGATCGCCACGATCGTGGGTACGCGCGTGTTGAATCCACTCGCGGCCGTGATCTGGGCCGCGATCTTCAATTTCGCCGCGGCGTTCACGAGCTCGCTCGCGGTGGCGAAAGCGATCGGCGGCGGGATGATCAATCAACACGTCGTCACGCCGAACGTGATTCTCGCCGCGCTGCTCGGCGCGATCGCCTGGGATCTCATCACGTGGTGGTTTGGAATTCCCTCGAGCTCCTCGCACGCGCTGATCGGCGGATACGCCGGCGCGGCGATCGCGAAGGCGGGATTGATCGGCATCACGTGGGGAAAGCAGTGGGTCGAGACGCTGTCGTTCATCGTCGTCTCGCCGCTGATCGGCCTGGCGGCCGGGTTCACGCTGATGACGTCCGTGTATTGGATTTTCCAGCGTCTGCCGGCGCGGCGCGTGGACAAGTTGTTTCGTCCGGGCCAGCTCTTCAGCTCGGCGCTCTTGTCGTACTCGCACGGCAGCAATGATGCGCAGAAGACGATGGGCATCATCGTCGGACTGCTGGTATCGGTGAAGGACAAGTTCGCGATCCAGACGGGCTTCCTGCACCATCTCTACCTGGCGAACAACGACACGGTGCCGGATTGGGTCCGGCTAGGCGCGTACAGCGCGATGGCGCTCGGGACGTTGTTCGGCGGCTGGCGCATCGTGCACACGATGGGGTCGCGCATCACGAAGCTGCGTCCGGTGGGCGGATTCTGCTCGGATACCGCGGGCGCGAGCGCCATTCTGTTGGCGACGCACTTTGGAATTCCGGTGAGCACCACGCACACGATTACGGGTTCGATCGTCGGCGTCGGCGCGACACAGCGGTTGTCGGCGGTGCGGTGGGGAATCGCCGGGCGGATCGTGTGGGCGTGGGTCCTGACGATTCCGGCGTCCGCGCTCATGGCGGCGGTGTTGTACTTCATTCTTTCGCACGTCGTGCCGCTCTAG
- a CDS encoding CHAD domain-containing protein: MRVDLATLSSPVAQGIRLVALGLLEDAHGAAVRIATATDPDALHDFRVAVRRLRSWLRAFDDELGDAVRGKDRRRLRDLAHATNAARDIEVQLAWLGGAAKGFRVKRRRGADWLAQYLIARHPLADGQGNTALLASVDKVGHSLVERLAVFEQPLEAPHGGVTLARAIALRIAPHVDALGDELSNVHNVHDESEVHEARIDAKRLRYLTEPAVDSVAAGAELLARLKSLQDELGALHDAHVMIHELRRALELASTDAPDARDGLLALAERARADARGAFARARADWLNGQFATFATAATDFAERLAGVHE; the protein is encoded by the coding sequence ATGCGCGTCGACCTCGCTACGCTCTCGTCACCAGTCGCCCAGGGCATTCGCCTCGTGGCCCTCGGCCTGCTCGAGGACGCGCACGGGGCTGCCGTGCGAATCGCCACGGCGACCGATCCGGACGCGCTGCATGACTTTCGCGTCGCGGTTCGGCGGCTCCGCAGCTGGTTGCGCGCGTTCGACGACGAGCTTGGAGATGCCGTTCGAGGCAAGGATCGCCGCCGGCTGCGCGACCTGGCGCACGCGACCAACGCCGCGCGTGACATCGAGGTGCAGCTCGCCTGGCTCGGCGGTGCCGCGAAGGGATTTCGCGTCAAGCGCCGGCGCGGCGCCGATTGGCTCGCGCAATATCTCATCGCGCGGCATCCCCTCGCTGATGGACAGGGGAACACCGCGCTGCTCGCGTCTGTCGACAAGGTCGGCCATTCGCTCGTCGAACGCCTCGCCGTGTTCGAGCAGCCGCTCGAAGCGCCGCATGGGGGCGTGACGCTGGCCCGCGCGATCGCGCTTCGTATCGCGCCGCACGTCGATGCCCTCGGCGACGAGCTGTCGAACGTTCACAATGTCCACGACGAATCTGAAGTGCACGAGGCGCGGATCGACGCGAAGCGGCTGCGCTATCTCACCGAACCTGCCGTCGACTCAGTCGCCGCCGGCGCCGAACTGCTCGCGAGGCTCAAATCACTGCAAGACGAATTGGGCGCGTTGCACGACGCGCACGTCATGATTCACGAACTGCGCCGCGCACTCGAACTCGCCTCGACGGACGCTCCCGACGCGCGCGACGGGCTCCTCGCCCTGGCCGAGCGTGCGAGGGCAGATGCCCGCGGCGCATTCGCTCGCGCACGTGCGGATTGGCTGAACGGACAGTTCGCGACGTTCGCGACCGCCGCCACGGACTTCGCCGAGCGCCTCGCCGGCGTGCACGAGTAG
- a CDS encoding aquaporin, producing MQSLARRSFVEALGTFTLVAVGPGAAMVAARTHAFGPAGIAAAFGLVVTLIVASAGHLSGAHVNPAVTIGFWSVRRFRAREVPAYLVAQCIGAVAASFLLGWLLGPVGDFGVTVPALPTAQSFVVEMGYSGLLAFVIMAVATDPRSPASIAPFAIGLTVGAGALVTGPLTGGSFNPARSLGPAMASGIWTAHWLYWAAPILGMIAGMRVYELVRSADMGHVPTGTEGPIDERAT from the coding sequence GTGCAATCACTCGCCCGTCGTTCGTTCGTCGAGGCACTCGGGACGTTCACGCTCGTCGCCGTTGGTCCGGGCGCGGCGATGGTGGCGGCGCGCACGCACGCGTTTGGGCCGGCTGGGATCGCGGCGGCGTTCGGGCTCGTCGTGACGTTGATCGTCGCATCGGCTGGACACTTGAGTGGCGCGCACGTGAATCCGGCCGTGACGATCGGCTTCTGGTCGGTTCGTCGATTTCGCGCGCGCGAAGTTCCGGCGTATCTCGTCGCGCAGTGTATCGGCGCGGTCGCCGCATCGTTTCTGCTCGGCTGGCTATTGGGGCCCGTCGGAGACTTTGGCGTAACCGTTCCGGCGCTGCCGACCGCGCAGTCGTTCGTCGTCGAGATGGGATATTCGGGACTGCTGGCGTTCGTCATCATGGCGGTCGCGACCGATCCGCGATCGCCGGCGTCGATTGCGCCGTTTGCGATCGGTCTCACCGTGGGCGCCGGTGCGTTGGTGACCGGGCCGCTGACGGGCGGCAGCTTCAATCCGGCGCGGTCGCTCGGCCCGGCGATGGCGTCGGGGATCTGGACCGCGCACTGGCTCTACTGGGCCGCGCCGATCCTCGGCATGATCGCGGGCATGCGCGTGTATGAGCTCGTGCGATCGGCGGATATGGGCCATGTGCCGACGGGAACCGAGGGGCCGATTGACGAGCGAGCAACGTAA
- the arsN2 gene encoding arsenic resistance N-acetyltransferase ArsN2, whose product MTTSTTSVSDSASIRVATLDDLPAIERLLRAAELPTDGVAGIVKQHAANFVVAEVRDADTDRPSLVGVAGLEVCCDNALLRSVAVRPEWRQHGVGRTLVQRLVCEAESRGIHALFLLTMTAEHYFPRFGFERIERGEVPPEIAATLEFKSACPASAVAMVKPLG is encoded by the coding sequence ATGACCACTTCGACGACGAGCGTTTCCGACTCCGCTTCGATTCGCGTCGCGACGCTCGACGATCTACCGGCGATCGAGCGACTGCTTCGCGCCGCCGAGCTGCCGACCGACGGCGTCGCTGGCATCGTGAAGCAGCACGCCGCCAACTTCGTCGTGGCCGAGGTCCGAGACGCTGACACCGATCGTCCGAGCCTGGTGGGCGTCGCGGGACTCGAGGTATGCTGCGACAACGCGCTGCTTCGATCGGTTGCGGTTCGCCCGGAGTGGCGCCAGCATGGCGTTGGCCGAACGCTCGTTCAGCGACTCGTCTGCGAGGCTGAATCGCGAGGCATTCACGCGCTCTTCCTGCTGACGATGACGGCGGAGCATTACTTCCCGCGGTTTGGATTCGAGCGAATCGAGCGCGGCGAGGTGCCGCCGGAGATCGCGGCGACGTTGGAATTCAAGTCGGCGTGTCCGGCGTCGGCGGTCGCCATGGTGAAGCCGCTCGGCTGA
- a CDS encoding metallophosphoesterase family protein: protein MRIALISDIHANLPALEAVLDDIDRAHLDGIYHLGDLVGYAPWPNEVVAMIASRGIAGVAGNYDTTVAAGYKHCGCRYEDARQEALSHLSYAWTLENTSAGTKAFLGALPFRLDLRPNGGHVSGPTITLLHGNHVLNTVYVTEDRSDDFLANMAAGVGARAGDVVAFGHTHKPWHRVVGDVHFINTGSVGRPKDGDWRAGYVIVGVEPNGVTVEFRRVEYDVERAAAAVVASTLPNELAEFLRTGGQLTPSV, encoded by the coding sequence ATGCGAATCGCGCTCATCTCGGACATCCATGCGAACCTTCCGGCGCTCGAGGCGGTGCTCGATGACATCGATCGCGCGCACCTCGACGGCATCTATCATCTCGGGGATCTCGTTGGCTACGCGCCGTGGCCCAACGAAGTGGTCGCGATGATCGCGTCGCGCGGAATCGCCGGCGTCGCGGGAAATTACGACACGACCGTCGCCGCTGGATACAAGCACTGCGGATGCCGTTACGAGGATGCGCGACAGGAAGCACTGTCCCATCTGTCATATGCGTGGACGCTGGAGAACACGTCAGCCGGCACGAAGGCGTTTCTTGGCGCGCTTCCGTTTCGCCTCGATCTGCGACCGAACGGCGGCCACGTCTCCGGTCCGACCATCACGCTCCTGCACGGGAATCACGTGCTCAACACGGTCTACGTGACCGAAGATCGGTCGGACGACTTTCTCGCGAACATGGCGGCTGGGGTCGGCGCACGCGCCGGCGACGTGGTTGCGTTTGGGCACACGCACAAGCCGTGGCATCGCGTCGTCGGCGACGTGCATTTCATCAACACCGGCAGTGTCGGTCGGCCGAAGGATGGAGATTGGCGCGCGGGCTACGTCATCGTCGGCGTCGAACCGAATGGTGTCACCGTCGAATTTCGCCGGGTGGAATATGACGTCGAACGCGCCGCGGCGGCGGTTGTCGCGAGCACGCTGCCGAACGAGCTCGCTGAATTTCTGCGAACGGGTGGACAGCTGACCCCGAGCGTCTGA
- a CDS encoding arsenite methyltransferase, whose translation MNAETTKVPMTLEAIRATVQARYGAAAQRVADGDTKGASCCGPAGDSSGCCGSTSESWDPITADLYEAGETAGLPAEALLASLGCGNPTALAELHEGDVVLDLGSGGGIDVLLSAKRVGPTGKAYGLDMTDEMLALALENKAKAGATNVEFLKGHIESIPLPSSTVDVIISNCVINLSGDKPRALAEAFRVLKPGGRFAVSDVIVREGLPAAVKESMALWTGCVAGALEENEFIAMLRDVGFVDASIEPTRVYTRDDAAALLQGTGLDESLADQVDGKIMSGFVRATKPGGSPRSDKPRRNLAALSARQGTRECGCDDGCCT comes from the coding sequence ATGAATGCCGAAACGACCAAGGTTCCGATGACGCTGGAAGCGATTCGCGCGACGGTGCAGGCACGCTACGGCGCGGCGGCCCAGCGTGTGGCTGACGGGGACACGAAGGGCGCATCGTGTTGCGGTCCCGCCGGCGACTCGAGCGGCTGTTGCGGCTCGACGAGCGAGTCGTGGGATCCGATCACGGCCGATCTCTACGAGGCGGGGGAGACGGCCGGCCTTCCCGCCGAGGCACTGCTGGCGTCGCTCGGCTGCGGGAATCCAACGGCGCTCGCCGAACTGCACGAGGGAGACGTGGTGCTCGATCTCGGCTCCGGCGGCGGCATCGACGTGCTGCTCAGCGCGAAGCGTGTCGGGCCGACCGGAAAGGCGTACGGGCTGGACATGACCGACGAGATGCTCGCGCTCGCACTCGAGAACAAGGCGAAGGCCGGCGCGACGAACGTCGAGTTTCTCAAAGGGCACATCGAGTCGATTCCGCTCCCCTCGAGCACCGTCGACGTCATCATCTCCAATTGCGTGATCAACTTGTCGGGCGACAAGCCGCGCGCGCTGGCCGAGGCGTTTCGTGTGCTCAAACCGGGCGGGCGGTTCGCGGTGAGTGATGTGATCGTTCGCGAAGGATTGCCGGCCGCGGTGAAGGAGAGCATGGCGCTGTGGACGGGCTGCGTCGCCGGGGCGCTCGAGGAGAACGAGTTCATCGCGATGCTTCGCGACGTTGGATTTGTCGACGCGAGCATTGAACCGACGCGCGTGTACACACGCGACGATGCGGCGGCGCTGCTGCAAGGAACCGGGCTGGACGAATCGCTCGCCGATCAGGTGGACGGGAAGATCATGAGCGGGTTCGTCCGCGCAACGAAGCCGGGCGGATCGCCGCGCTCCGACAAGCCGCGCCGGAACCTCGCTGCACTGAGCGCAAGACAAGGTACACGCGAGTGTGGTTGCGACGACGGCTGCTGCACCTGA